A window of the Bacillus sp. A301a_S52 genome harbors these coding sequences:
- a CDS encoding family 16 glycosylhydrolase gives MKINKTIKIVMLTLLMMSFAGAAYAHNPVTDEEVYHSFNSHDWQNWNMSDGWKNDDYFFGCHWSQNRVNFYGGQMELSLRTNYSYAPPYNYECAEYTTNNFYGYGLYEVSMKPAKVSGVISSFFTYTGPSYNGAPWDEIDIEFLGNDTTKVQFNYYTDGVGGNEILYDLGFDAANSYNTYAFDWQENYINWYVNGQLVATATENIPSNPSKIMMNIWNTYGIDEWAGRYYGEDANASYNWVRYTPNR, from the coding sequence ATTAAAATTAACAAGACTATTAAAATCGTTATGTTGACGTTACTAATGATGTCTTTCGCGGGTGCGGCATATGCACACAATCCAGTAACAGATGAAGAAGTCTATCATTCGTTTAACAGTCATGATTGGCAAAACTGGAATATGTCTGATGGCTGGAAAAATGATGATTACTTTTTCGGGTGTCATTGGAGCCAGAACAGAGTTAACTTTTATGGTGGCCAAATGGAGTTGTCACTGCGTACAAACTATTCATATGCACCTCCTTACAACTATGAATGTGCGGAGTATACGACCAATAATTTTTATGGATATGGATTATACGAGGTATCTATGAAACCAGCAAAGGTATCAGGGGTCATTTCTTCTTTCTTCACGTACACAGGTCCTTCCTATAATGGCGCTCCTTGGGATGAGATTGACATTGAATTTTTAGGAAACGACACGACTAAGGTTCAATTCAATTATTACACGGACGGCGTAGGAGGGAATGAAATACTTTACGACTTAGGGTTCGATGCAGCAAATAGTTATAATACGTACGCGTTCGATTGGCAAGAAAATTATATTAATTGGTATGTTAATGGCCAGCTTGTTGCAACAGCAACGGAAAACATCCCTAGTAACCCAAGTAAAATTATGATGAACATTTGGAATACGTATGGTATTGACGAGTGGGCAGGAAGGTATTATGGAGAGGACGCCAATGCTTCATATAATTGGGTTCGCTATACACCTAACCGTTAA
- a CDS encoding GNAT family N-acetyltransferase, translating into MDNFTLKRVSENDKELINNIANIHESLPAAWIDNYHVSSEDINKTVEQLSAKRSANSLFCSIIEKNSNMISYIWAEINPKDAKQVDIISLWTDEAHRGQGYAKRLKVELEFWALNEVKATSLHTVVSTKNSQMIKLNESLGYHTRYVRMYKNL; encoded by the coding sequence ATGGACAACTTTACCCTTAAAAGAGTTTCTGAAAATGATAAAGAGCTAATTAACAACATTGCAAACATTCATGAAAGTTTGCCAGCAGCATGGATAGATAACTATCATGTTTCCAGTGAAGACATCAACAAAACAGTTGAACAGCTTTCCGCGAAACGATCAGCTAACAGCCTATTTTGTTCAATCATAGAAAAGAACAGCAACATGATTTCTTATATTTGGGCAGAAATTAATCCTAAAGATGCCAAGCAAGTTGATATCATCTCCTTATGGACAGATGAGGCACATAGAGGACAAGGATATGCAAAACGATTAAAAGTTGAACTAGAATTTTGGGCGTTGAATGAAGTGAAGGCCACATCACTCCATACGGTGGTAAGTACAAAGAATAGTCAGATGATCAAGTTGAATGAAAGCCTTGGTTATCACACACGTTACGTACGGATGTACAAGAACTTATAA